In Oryza sativa Japonica Group chromosome 3, ASM3414082v1, one DNA window encodes the following:
- the LOC4332797 gene encoding phylloplanin, translated as MAAPTSKNLLLVLVVAATAVGIVAPHGSEAAAGRAVTGLVTGVVPCSAGSSINAASVPAFPDAGVQMVCGGRVVGGATADGTGAFTINMGALNATMLMAMAGNQCKVVVTTPLAACDASLAAVAGTLTAPVQLLGGTGGLGGLGGLITLITQILSGLLGEILNIIPLPFSLV; from the exons ATGGCAGCGCCGACGTCCAAGAAccttctcctcgtcctcgtcgtggCCGCCACCGCGGTCGGCATCGTCGCGCCGCACGGCTCCGAGGCCGCGGCGGGTAGGGCTGTCACGGGCCTCGTCACCGGCGTAGTCCCGTGCAGCGCCGGGAGCTCCATCAACGCCGCGTCGGTCCCCGCGTTCCCCG ACGCCGGCGTGCAGATGGTGTGCGGCGGCAGGGTggtgggcggcgcgacggcggacGGCACGGGGGCGTTCACCATCAACATGGGCGCGCTCAACGCGACGATGCTCATGGCCATGGCCGGGAACCAGTGCAAGGTGGTGGTGACCACCCCGCTGGCGGCGTGCGACGCGTCcctggccgccgtcgccgggacGCTCACGGCGCCGGTGCAGCTCCTCGGCGGCACCGGTGGCCTCGGAGGGCTCGGCGGCCTCATCACCCTCATCACGCAGATCCTCAGTGGCCTCCTCGGCGAGATCCTCAACATCATCCCCTTGCCATTCTCCCTCGtctag